A genomic segment from Salvia splendens isolate huo1 chromosome 13, SspV2, whole genome shotgun sequence encodes:
- the LOC121760073 gene encoding probable NAD(P)H dehydrogenase (quinone) FQR1-like 2 codes for MGKGGGCVPSKKKFPNHSTAAEDDHELPESTPTEIAADESAIPPRNLRLFIVYYSMYGHVEGLARRMKQGADSVAGVEAELYRVPETLTDDVLAKMQAPPKDDSIPAIGSPADLAAADGFLFGFPTRYGSMAAQMKAFFDSTAQLWKEQKLAGKPAGFFVSTGTQGGGQETTAWTAITQLAHHGMLFVPIGYTFGAGMFRMDSIRGGTPYGAGVFAGDGTREPSETELALAEHQGNYMAGIVKRLAYP; via the exons ATGGGAAAAGGCGGGGGCTGTGTCCCTAGCAAGAAAAAGTTCCCCAATCACAGCACCGCCGCCGAGGACGACCATGAACTCCCCGAGTCCACCCCCACCGAAATCGCCGCCGACGAATCCGCGATCCCTCCGCGGAATCTGAGGCTCTTCATAGTCTACTACTCGATGTACGGCCACGTGGAGGGCCTCGCGCGCCGAATGAAGCAGGGCGCCGACTCCGTCGCCGGCGTCGAGGCCGAGCTCTACAGAGTCCCGGAGACCTTGACCGACGACGTCCTCGCCAAAATGCAGGCCCCGCCCAAGGACGATTCAATCCCCGCGATCGGATCGCCCGCCGATTTGGCGGCCGCCGATGGATTTTTGTTCGGTTTCCCCACGAGATACGGCTCAATGGCGGCGCAGATGAAGGCGTTCTTCGATTCGACCGCTCAATTGTGGAAGGAGCAGAAGCTGGCTGGGAAGCCAGCTGGATTCTTTGTCAGCACCGGGACTCAAGGGGGCGGACAAGAGACCACTGC GTGGACAGCGATCACCCAATTAGCTCATCACGGGATGCTATTTGTTCCTATTGGATACACATTTGGTGCAGGCATGTTCAGAATGGATTCCATTAGAGGGGGTACTCCATATGGAGCTGGGGTTTTCGCAGGTGATGGCACAAGGGAGCCAAGTGAAACGGAGCTGGCTCTCGCAGAGCACCAAGGCAACTACATGGCTGGCATAGTTAAGCGGCTAGCTTATCCCTGA